In Bordetella genomosp. 10, the genomic window CTTGCAGGCCAAGGCCATGGCGATCATCACGCGTTGCCGCATGCCGCCGGAGAACTGATGCGGATAATCGTCGTAACGGCTGGCCGCGGCGGGAATCTTCACTTCCTCCAGGGCCTGCAAGGCTTCCGCCCGGGCATCTTTCCACGACACCTTGCGGTGCTGGCGTATCGCTTCGGCGATCTGGTCGCCGATCCGCATGGTCGGATTCAGGGAAGTCATCGGCTCCTGGAAGATCATTGCCAGCGCATTGCCGCGCAGGCGGGTCATTTCCTTTTCGGACAAGGCCGCCAGGTCGCGGCCTTCCAGCAGGATCCGTCCGCCCGCATGGCGCGCGCCGGCCGCGGGCAGCAGGCGCAAGACGGAAAGCGCGGTGACGCTCTTGCCGCTGCCCGATTCGCCGACGATGGCCAGGGTTTCGTTGCGCCTGACGCTCAAGGAGACGTCGCGCACCGCCGCGTGCCATGCCCCGCCGATGCGGAACTCGGTGCGCAGGTCGCGCAGTTCGAGCACGACGGGCGCGGCGCCGCTCGTCTCGTCGCCGGGAAGGGCTTGTTCATCCTGCATCGTGCGAACGGGCGTCAGAATCGATTCCTTCATCATGAATGCTCCGATCGCAGCTTGGGATCGATGGCGTCCCGCAAGGCATCGCCCAGCAGGTTCAAGGCCAGCACCGTCAACAGGATCGCAATGCTGGGAAATACCGTCAGCCACCAGGCATCCAGGATGTTCTCGAAACCCTCGCGGATCATGGCCCCCCAGGTCGCGGCAGGAGGCGGCACGCCCAGGCCGATGAAGCTGAGCGAGGCCTCGGTGCGGATGGCCGAGGCCATCCACAGCGACCCCACCACCACCACGTCGGAAATCATGTTGGGCAGGATATGCACGCCCATCAGGCGCAGGGGACCGAAGCCCAGGGCCCGGCCGGCCTCGACGAAGTCGCGCTGCTTCAGGGCGATGGTCGGCGCCCGCGCCACCCGCACGAAGGGCGCGATCTCCGTGATGGCGATGGCGATGATCAGGTTCTCCAGGCTGGCGCCCAGCATCGCCGCGACCATCAAGCCCAGCAGCAGGGTTGGGAAGGAGAGCAGGACGTCGACCAATCCCATGATGAACTGGTCCAGCAGTCCGCCCACATAGCCCGCCAGGATGCCCAGGGACGCGCCGATGCTCATGGCGATCAGGATGGCGACGAAACCCACCAGCAGCGACACGCGCGCGCCATAGATCAGGCGCGACAGCACATCCCGTCCGTAGCTGTCGGTGCCCAGCCAGTAGTCGGCCGACGGCGGATCCAGCCGGTAGGCGATGTTCTGCTGCAAGGGATCGTGCGGCGCGATCCACGGCGCGAACGCCGCCACCAGGACGATGGCCAGCAGCAGGCCGATGCCGACCCACGAAAGCTTGTTGCGCCGCAGGGCCTGCCACAGCGCATTGGGCCGGCGCGAAACCGGGGCGGGCGAGGCGGCGGAGGAAGGAACGGCGCTCATTGGTATTTCACCCGGGGATCGACCCACCCGTACACCAGGTCGGTCAGCAGGTTGACGAAGATCACGCAGGCGGCGAAGACCACCATCAGGCCTTGCAGCAGCGTGTAGTCGCGGGTATTCAACGCGCCGAGGATCAGCTTGCCGAGTCCCGGCCGGTTGAACACGATCTCGGTCAGCACCGAGTTGCCGATCAGCGTGCCGAAATACAGCCCCACGACGGTGACGATGGGGATCAGCGCGTTGCGCAGGCCATGGCGCAGCACCAGCCGCATCGGCCGCACACCCTTGGCGCGCGCGGTGCGGACGTAGTCCTCGCCCATGACGCCCAGCATGGACGAGCGCGTGACGCGCATGACGTAGGCGGTCATGATCAAGCCCAGGTTCAGGGCCGGCAGGACCAGGGCGCGCAACTGGCTGGTCCAGTCGCCGGCGATGGTGCTGCCGATCACCGGAAACCAGCGCAACTGGATGGCGAAGGCCAGCAGCATCAGGATGCCCGAGACGAAGGCGGGAAAGGACAGGCCCGCCAGCGACAGCACCCGGCCCAGGTAGTCGGGCCAGCCGTTGCGGCGCAAGGCGGCCCAGGTGCCCAGGGGCAGGCCGAGGATCACGCCGATGAGGATGGCGGCGGCGGTCAACTGCAGCGTCCACGGCAGCACCAGCGCGACTTCCTGAAGCACCGTGCGCCCCGACGCCATCGAGACGCCGAAATTGCCGGACAGCATGTCGCGCAGGAAATGCAGGTACTGCACCTGCATGGGCAGGTCCAGGCCCAGCCGGGTGCGGAGCGCGGCCAGGGCTTCGGCGCTGGCCTGGTCGCCCAGCATCACGGCCGCCGGATCGCCCGGCACCAGGCGCACCAGCACGAACACCGCCGTCAGCATGGCCAGCAGCGTGGGGATCGCCAGCAGCAGGCGCTTGACCGCATAACGCATCATGATGCGTGCTCCCTGGCGGCCGCTGTTTCGGATGGCGCCCGCGCCATCAGGCGTTCCGCCTTGAGGTTCTGGATGGGACGCCGGGTGCCGCCGCGCAGGACCAGGTCCGCCATCGTCGCGCCCACCACCGGCACCAGCTCGAAGCCGTGGCCGGAGAAGCCGAAGGCATGGAATACCCCCGGCGCGTTGGGCGAGGGCCCGACCACCGGCAGCAAGTCCTCGGTCTTGGCCTCCAGGCCCGCCCACACGCGCACGATGCGGATATTGGCGACCGCGGGAAACAGGTCGGTGGCGGCATGGGCGCCCTTGGCCAGCACTTTCATGCGCGCCGTCGACGTTTCCTTGTCGAGGTCGGGGATGCCTTGCAGGCCGCCGCCGATCACCAGCGTTCCCTGGTCGGACTGCTTGAAGGACAGGGAGCGGCCCATGATGGCCACCACCGGCTTGATGAAGGGCCGCAGGCGTTCGCTGACCATCATCATGGACGACTTGGCGGCCAGGGGAATATCGTCGCCCACCAGCGCGGCGATGCGCGC contains:
- a CDS encoding ABC transporter ATP-binding protein; this translates as MQDEQALPGDETSGAAPVVLELRDLRTEFRIGGAWHAAVRDVSLSVRRNETLAIVGESGSGKSVTALSVLRLLPAAGARHAGGRILLEGRDLAALSEKEMTRLRGNALAMIFQEPMTSLNPTMRIGDQIAEAIRQHRKVSWKDARAEALQALEEVKIPAAASRYDDYPHQFSGGMRQRVMIAMALACKPKVLLADEPTTALDVTIQAQILSLLADLKTARGMAVVFITHNLGVVAQIADRVAVMYAGEVVETADVDTLFAAPTHPYTEALLRAMPRVDTDAASLDPIAGSVPAITAIPAGCAYAPRCPLRQPACEARRPALNDIGGEHAVRCLVRAPDGGVKVTQSLTSNSQASGLSASKEQA
- a CDS encoding ABC transporter permease, which gives rise to MSAVPSSAASPAPVSRRPNALWQALRRNKLSWVGIGLLLAIVLVAAFAPWIAPHDPLQQNIAYRLDPPSADYWLGTDSYGRDVLSRLIYGARVSLLVGFVAILIAMSIGASLGILAGYVGGLLDQFIMGLVDVLLSFPTLLLGLMVAAMLGASLENLIIAIAITEIAPFVRVARAPTIALKQRDFVEAGRALGFGPLRLMGVHILPNMISDVVVVGSLWMASAIRTEASLSFIGLGVPPPAATWGAMIREGFENILDAWWLTVFPSIAILLTVLALNLLGDALRDAIDPKLRSEHS
- a CDS encoding ABC transporter permease; the protein is MMRYAVKRLLLAIPTLLAMLTAVFVLVRLVPGDPAAVMLGDQASAEALAALRTRLGLDLPMQVQYLHFLRDMLSGNFGVSMASGRTVLQEVALVLPWTLQLTAAAILIGVILGLPLGTWAALRRNGWPDYLGRVLSLAGLSFPAFVSGILMLLAFAIQLRWFPVIGSTIAGDWTSQLRALVLPALNLGLIMTAYVMRVTRSSMLGVMGEDYVRTARAKGVRPMRLVLRHGLRNALIPIVTVVGLYFGTLIGNSVLTEIVFNRPGLGKLILGALNTRDYTLLQGLMVVFAACVIFVNLLTDLVYGWVDPRVKYQ